Proteins encoded by one window of Sphingosinicella sp. BN140058:
- a CDS encoding nucleoside deaminase, with translation MVRPFSDPMLAALDEARAAAQAGEVPVGAVVTRGGTIVGRGRNRMRGGNDPTAHAEIVALRAAGASLGTSRLDDCDLWVTLEPCAMCAGAIALARIGRLYFGATDPKGGAVLHGPRLFTQPTCHHAPEVFPGIGEEASGDMLRAFFRTRRD, from the coding sequence ATGGTCCGTCCGTTCTCCGATCCGATGCTGGCCGCGCTCGACGAAGCGCGCGCGGCCGCGCAAGCGGGAGAGGTGCCGGTCGGGGCGGTGGTCACCCGCGGCGGGACGATCGTCGGCCGCGGTCGCAATCGCATGCGCGGGGGGAACGATCCTACCGCGCATGCCGAGATCGTCGCCCTGCGCGCGGCCGGCGCAAGTCTCGGCACGTCACGGCTCGATGATTGCGATCTCTGGGTGACGCTCGAACCGTGCGCGATGTGCGCCGGTGCGATCGCGCTGGCCAGGATCGGCCGCCTTTATTTCGGCGCGACCGATCCCAAGGGAGGCGCGGTGCTACACGGTCCGCGATTGTTCACACAACCGACTTGCCACCACGCGCCCGAAGTCTTCCCCGGCATCGGGGAGGAGGCTTCGGGCGACATGCTGCGGGCGTTCTTTCGAACTCGCAGGGACTGA